From one Pseudomonas sp. S35 genomic stretch:
- a CDS encoding MFS transporter, giving the protein MSIYNKLDLTGWKPRQLTSQEVRFATWIAFFAWVFAVYDFILFGTLLPEIGRHFGWGEVEQAEIATWVAVGTAVVALAIGPIVDKLGRRKGIIFTVAGSALCSALTAIGGAWGKSPLILIRSLGGLGYAEETVNATYLTELYGASQDPRLTKRRGFIYSLVQGGWPVGALIAAGLTALLLPIIGWQGCFIFAAIPAVVIAIMARKLKESPQFQIHQRISELRKSGAVKDAQNVAVTYGVDYDEHSKAGLKAAFRGPARRATLVIGAALLLNWAAIQVFSVLGTSVIVSVHHISFENSLIILVLSNLVGYCGYLSHGWMGDKIGRRNVIGLGWMLGGLAFAGMLFGPSNMAMVVGLYSLGLFFLIGPYSAALFFISESFPTSIRATGGAIIHAMGPIGAVVAGFGATQVLSAGSDWQTAALWFGAVPCFLSGMLMFAARHVRPETVQ; this is encoded by the coding sequence ATGTCCATCTACAACAAGCTTGACCTGACTGGCTGGAAACCCCGGCAACTGACGTCCCAGGAAGTGCGCTTCGCCACCTGGATCGCGTTTTTCGCCTGGGTGTTTGCGGTGTACGACTTCATCCTGTTCGGCACGCTGTTGCCGGAGATCGGCCGACACTTTGGCTGGGGTGAAGTGGAGCAAGCTGAAATCGCGACGTGGGTGGCGGTGGGTACCGCCGTGGTCGCCCTGGCCATCGGCCCTATCGTCGATAAATTGGGGCGCCGCAAAGGGATTATTTTCACCGTGGCCGGTTCTGCGCTGTGCTCGGCGCTGACGGCGATCGGCGGCGCGTGGGGCAAGTCGCCGCTGATTCTGATCCGTTCGCTGGGTGGCCTGGGGTATGCCGAGGAAACGGTCAACGCCACCTATCTGACCGAACTGTATGGCGCATCGCAAGACCCGCGCCTGACCAAGCGTCGCGGGTTCATCTACAGCCTGGTGCAGGGCGGCTGGCCGGTCGGTGCGTTGATCGCCGCCGGGTTGACCGCGTTGCTGCTGCCGATCATTGGCTGGCAGGGCTGCTTCATCTTCGCCGCAATCCCGGCGGTGGTGATCGCAATCATGGCGCGCAAGCTCAAGGAGAGCCCGCAGTTCCAGATCCACCAGCGCATCAGCGAGCTGCGTAAAAGCGGCGCGGTAAAGGACGCGCAGAACGTCGCCGTGACCTACGGCGTGGATTACGACGAACACAGCAAGGCCGGCCTTAAAGCGGCGTTCCGTGGCCCGGCCCGCCGCGCCACGCTGGTGATCGGCGCCGCGCTGCTGCTCAACTGGGCGGCGATCCAGGTGTTCAGCGTGTTGGGTACTTCGGTGATCGTCAGCGTGCACCACATCTCGTTCGAGAACTCGCTGATCATCCTGGTGCTGTCGAACCTGGTGGGTTACTGCGGTTACCTCAGCCACGGCTGGATGGGCGACAAAATCGGTCGCCGCAATGTGATCGGCCTGGGCTGGATGCTCGGCGGCCTGGCGTTCGCCGGCATGCTGTTTGGCCCGAGCAACATGGCGATGGTGGTCGGGCTGTACAGCCTGGGCCTGTTCTTCCTGATCGGGCCGTACTCGGCGGCGTTGTTCTTCATCAGCGAAAGTTTCCCCACCAGCATCCGTGCCACCGGTGGCGCGATCATCCATGCGATGGGCCCGATTGGCGCAGTGGTCGCAGGCTTTGGTGCCACCCAAGTGTTGTCCGCCGGCAGCGACTGGCAGACCGCCGCGCTGTGGTTTGGCGCAGTGCCGTGCTTCCTGTCCGGCATGTTGATGTTTGCCGCACGCCACGTGCGTCCGGAAACCGTTCAGTAA
- a CDS encoding SDR family NAD(P)-dependent oxidoreductase has translation MSRKVALITGAASGIGQALAVAYARVGVAVVGGYYPADPHDPQTTVALVEQAGGECLMLPLDVGDSASVDALAAQAVQHFGRLDYAVANAGLLRRAPLLEMTDVLWDEMLNVDLTGVMRTFRAATRHMKEGGALVAISSIAGGVYGWQEHSHYAAAKAGVPGLCRSLAVELAGLGIRCNAVIPGLIETPQSLDAKNSLGPEGLAKAARAIPLGRVGRADEVASLVQFLTSEASSYLTGQSIVIDGGLTVRWPD, from the coding sequence ATGAGCCGTAAAGTTGCCTTGATTACCGGCGCCGCCAGCGGCATCGGCCAAGCCCTCGCCGTGGCCTATGCACGGGTTGGCGTGGCGGTGGTCGGCGGGTATTACCCGGCCGACCCCCATGATCCACAGACCACCGTTGCCCTGGTGGAACAGGCCGGCGGCGAGTGCCTGATGTTGCCGCTGGACGTTGGTGATAGCGCTTCGGTGGACGCCCTGGCCGCCCAGGCCGTGCAGCATTTCGGCCGGCTGGACTATGCGGTCGCCAACGCCGGTTTGCTGCGCCGCGCACCGCTGCTGGAGATGACCGATGTACTGTGGGACGAGATGCTCAACGTCGACCTCACCGGGGTGATGCGCACCTTCCGTGCGGCCACGCGGCATATGAAGGAGGGCGGCGCGCTGGTGGCGATTTCCTCGATTGCCGGTGGCGTGTATGGCTGGCAGGAGCACTCGCACTACGCCGCCGCCAAGGCCGGTGTGCCGGGTTTGTGCCGGTCGCTGGCAGTGGAATTGGCGGGCCTGGGCATTCGCTGCAATGCGGTGATCCCAGGCTTGATCGAGACGCCGCAGTCGCTGGATGCGAAGAACTCGCTGGGGCCCGAAGGCTTGGCGAAAGCGGCGCGGGCGATTCCGTTGGGGCGGGTAGGGCGCGCGGATGAAGTGGCGTCGCTGGTGCAGTTCTTGACCAGTGAGGCGTCGAGCTACCTCACCGGGCAGAGCATCGTTATCGACGGCGGCCTGACCGTGCGCTGGCCTGACTAA
- a CDS encoding SDR family NAD(P)-dependent oxidoreductase, which translates to MNQLTNRRAVITGAGSGIGAAIARAYAVEGARLLLADRNAASLAETAITCRNLGAEVFECLADVGTVEGAQASVDRCVEHFGGIDILVNNAGMLTQARCVDLSIEMWNDMLRVDLTSVFVASQRALPHMVAQRWGRIINVASQLGIKGGAELTHYAAAKAGVIGFTKSLALEVAKDNVLVNAIAPGPIETPLVGGISDDWKRAKAAELPLGRFGLADEVAPTAVLLASEPGGNLFVGQTLGPNSGDVMP; encoded by the coding sequence ATGAACCAACTGACTAACCGCCGGGCCGTCATCACCGGCGCCGGCAGCGGCATCGGTGCCGCCATCGCTCGCGCCTACGCTGTTGAAGGCGCGCGTTTGTTATTGGCCGATCGCAATGCCGCCAGCCTCGCCGAAACTGCAATCACCTGCCGCAACCTCGGTGCCGAGGTCTTTGAATGCCTGGCCGATGTCGGCACGGTCGAAGGCGCTCAAGCCAGTGTCGACCGTTGCGTCGAACACTTCGGTGGCATCGACATTTTGGTCAACAACGCCGGCATGCTCACCCAGGCGCGCTGCGTTGATCTGTCCATCGAGATGTGGAACGACATGCTGCGCGTCGACCTCACCAGTGTGTTCGTCGCCAGCCAGCGCGCATTGCCCCACATGGTTGCACAGCGCTGGGGGCGGATCATCAATGTGGCCTCGCAACTGGGCATCAAGGGCGGCGCCGAACTGACTCACTACGCGGCGGCCAAGGCTGGGGTGATCGGGTTTACCAAGTCCCTGGCGCTGGAAGTGGCCAAGGACAACGTGCTGGTCAACGCCATTGCCCCAGGCCCGATTGAAACCCCGTTGGTCGGCGGCATCAGCGACGACTGGAAGCGCGCCAAGGCCGCCGAACTGCCGTTGGGCCGCTTCGGCCTGGCCGACGAAGTCGCACCCACCGCGGTGCTGCTCGCCAGCGAACCGGGCGGTAACCTGTTCGTCGGCCAGACCCTGGGCCCGAACTCCGGCGATGTCATGCCATGA
- a CDS encoding GTP-binding protein translates to MSIALNVITGFLGSGKTTLLKRLLQGESLGDTALLINEFGDVGIDHLLVEEVAPDTVLLPSGCICCSIRGELKDALLGLLQRRERGEIPAFKRVILETTGLADPAPILATLNNDVQLRGRFHVGLVITLVDASHAALQERLHPEWLAQVAAADRLLLSKTDLAGDCEPLRAHLQALNAGTPILDTHDIHSGDQLLLGEGLRSAEPAVEVSRWQLHQTATATHGAAQVCSLTFDQPLDWVGFGVWLSMLLRCHGERILRVKGLLNVNASNAPIVIHGVQHCLHAPVHLPAWPGTDRQSRLVFILRGLDPALLRRSFDVFSRRFAQ, encoded by the coding sequence ATGAGCATTGCTCTAAATGTCATCACCGGCTTCCTCGGCAGCGGCAAGACCACCTTGCTCAAGCGCCTGCTGCAAGGTGAAAGCCTCGGCGACACGGCGTTGTTGATCAACGAATTCGGTGACGTCGGCATCGACCATCTGCTGGTGGAAGAAGTCGCCCCGGACACCGTGCTGCTGCCCAGCGGCTGTATCTGTTGCTCGATCCGTGGCGAGCTCAAGGACGCGTTGCTCGGCCTGTTGCAACGCCGCGAGCGAGGCGAAATACCCGCGTTCAAACGGGTGATCCTGGAAACCACCGGCCTGGCCGATCCGGCGCCGATCCTCGCCACCCTGAACAACGATGTGCAATTGCGTGGGCGTTTTCATGTCGGCCTGGTGATCACCTTGGTCGACGCCAGCCACGCGGCCCTGCAAGAGCGCCTGCACCCGGAATGGCTGGCCCAGGTGGCGGCGGCCGACCGTTTGCTGCTGAGCAAGACCGACCTGGCGGGCGACTGCGAGCCACTGCGTGCGCACTTGCAGGCCCTCAACGCCGGCACGCCGATCCTCGATACCCATGACATTCACAGCGGCGACCAGTTGCTGCTCGGCGAAGGCCTGCGCAGCGCCGAGCCTGCGGTGGAAGTCAGCCGTTGGCAACTGCATCAAACCGCCACCGCCACCCACGGTGCGGCGCAAGTGTGCAGCCTGACGTTCGACCAGCCGCTGGACTGGGTGGGCTTCGGGGTGTGGCTGTCGATGCTGTTAAGATGCCACGGCGAACGAATCCTTCGCGTCAAAGGACTGCTCAACGTGAACGCCAGCAACGCCCCCATCGTCATTCATGGCGTGCAGCACTGCCTGCATGCTCCGGTGCACTTGCCTGCGTGGCCGGGCACCGACCGGCAATCGCGCCTGGTGTTTATCCTGCGGGGCCTGGACCCGGCCCTGTTGCGCCGCTCCTTTGATGTGTTCTCGCGACGGTTCGCCCAATGA
- a CDS encoding extracellular solute-binding protein produces MITLRVLGTSVTLLETLRVRAEQELGIRLVYQVHDVEQAQRIAVMQPDSYDLYDQWFHNVDFVWPARAIQPIDTRRIALWHEINDLPKRGRLSPNDRLGSGSVPSERLFVQHDGSLGSTVTERISMLPLTHNADSFAYRPERLPEGFCHGNESWGWLLDPAWRARTALQSDAAIGALDAALAVQGAGLAHFNDIGNMSIEEIDVLADILVRKQKEGHFAAFWSDDEEAAQLMLSPNVDIQSLWSPTLMRLHRAGVKYRLAVPREGYRAWFGGLSLSRHAKGPVLDAAYAYLNWWLSGWPGAVMARQGYYIGNPARSRDHLSAAEWDYWYAGKPAREELLGSDGLPLIDVGEVRDGGSYEQRMGHIAVWNSVMDEHNYLVRRWGDFMRARCV; encoded by the coding sequence ATGATCACACTGCGTGTCCTCGGTACCTCGGTCACCTTGCTTGAAACCCTGCGCGTACGCGCCGAGCAGGAGCTGGGCATTCGCTTGGTGTATCAGGTGCATGATGTCGAACAAGCCCAGCGCATTGCGGTGATGCAGCCCGACAGCTACGACCTCTACGACCAGTGGTTTCACAACGTCGACTTCGTGTGGCCGGCCCGGGCGATCCAGCCCATCGACACTCGGCGCATCGCGCTGTGGCACGAGATCAACGACTTGCCCAAGCGCGGTCGCCTGTCACCCAACGACCGGCTGGGCAGCGGCAGTGTGCCCAGTGAGCGGTTGTTCGTGCAGCACGATGGCAGCCTGGGCAGCACCGTCACCGAACGCATCAGCATGCTGCCCCTGACCCACAACGCGGACAGTTTTGCCTACCGCCCCGAGCGCCTGCCCGAGGGTTTTTGCCACGGCAACGAAAGCTGGGGGTGGCTGCTGGACCCGGCCTGGCGTGCCCGCACGGCACTGCAAAGCGACGCCGCCATCGGTGCGCTGGATGCGGCGTTGGCGGTGCAGGGCGCGGGGCTGGCGCACTTCAACGACATCGGCAACATGAGCATCGAAGAGATCGATGTGCTGGCCGACATCCTGGTACGCAAGCAAAAGGAAGGGCACTTTGCCGCGTTCTGGTCGGACGATGAAGAGGCGGCGCAGTTGATGCTCAGCCCGAACGTCGATATCCAGAGCCTGTGGTCGCCAACCCTGATGCGCCTGCACCGCGCCGGCGTGAAATACCGCCTGGCGGTGCCCCGCGAGGGCTATCGTGCCTGGTTTGGTGGGTTGTCACTGTCGCGTCATGCCAAAGGCCCGGTGCTGGATGCAGCCTATGCCTACCTCAATTGGTGGCTGTCCGGCTGGCCCGGCGCGGTCATGGCCCGCCAGGGTTACTACATCGGCAACCCGGCGCGCAGCCGTGATCACCTGAGCGCTGCGGAGTGGGATTACTGGTACGCCGGCAAGCCTGCACGGGAGGAGTTGCTGGGCAGCGATGGGTTGCCGCTGATTGATGTTGGTGAGGTGCGCGATGGTGGTTCTTATGAACAGCGCATGGGGCATATCGCGGTGTGGAACTCGGTGATGGATGAACACAACTACCTGGTACGCAGGTGGGGGGATTTCATGCGGGCGCGCTGTGTTTGA
- a CDS encoding bifunctional diguanylate cyclase/phosphodiesterase, whose protein sequence is MAWRHTFQTRIAGVLALLLLVVVAATYFAVKAATARAVENQAQVQLKTGTQVFERLLDLRGRRLQYGLDWLTVDGPFKQAVAEGKTVPILAALRRHGTGIRSSEVFVLGLEGRVMVSTLPALTRGQSFPYDDALRRARRSGLQMLIVALDGRPYLLVQDEVFDPMPIARIVMGFPMDQLFAHELRSMSNLEVSFLSVQDGKPGPLFSTQPDAYQAATLSLLHGAPLNPEPQIHLFYGQRVLSQVLPLANTRDGDEVRVLLQSPLDHALESFAPLDRQFLGIALAVLVVSLAGALFLARRVSRPLNALVEAAGRIGAGDYRTPVRVRSHDEFGLLARAFNAMQSGIAVRERQLAHNALHDPLTGLPNRALAMERLGSAISARRPVVLLYLGIENYRVINEGFGPEGVEEMMREASRCLSMSLLASDTAARITGSEFLLLLENTEVDRAVTRADRLYALLTEPQRIGNDEVRHEVSIGIAAYPADGQQVEELISRAAIARHDATTLPGYLQIYQQDRDLAHQRQISLIRDLRRAVVERELYLCYQPKLDLQHGHVCQAEALLRWQHPTLGLVSPAEFIPLAERTGSMGGLTLWVIEEAIRQIGEWAQRGLSIQLSVNISVDDLADDDLATRVTTLLAHYQVPAQQLIFEITESAIMHNPQQALSVLEQLRGCGISLSVDDFGTGYSSLAQLQRLPVQELKIDQSFVRNLDSATGDGVIVRSTIEMSHNLGLKVVAEGVEFEPSLKLLKQWNCDTAQGYLISRPLNALAFERWMRRERVAP, encoded by the coding sequence ATGGCCTGGCGCCATACGTTCCAAACCCGGATTGCCGGGGTGCTGGCGCTGTTGCTGCTGGTGGTCGTCGCCGCCACTTACTTCGCCGTGAAGGCCGCCACCGCCCGTGCGGTGGAGAATCAGGCGCAAGTCCAATTGAAAACCGGGACCCAGGTGTTCGAGCGCTTGCTGGACCTGCGCGGGCGTCGCCTGCAATACGGTCTCGACTGGCTCACCGTCGATGGCCCGTTCAAGCAAGCGGTGGCCGAGGGCAAGACCGTGCCGATTCTGGCGGCGTTGCGTCGACATGGAACGGGCATCCGTTCCAGTGAGGTGTTTGTGCTGGGCCTGGAGGGTCGGGTCATGGTCAGTACCTTGCCTGCTCTCACGCGTGGCCAGTCTTTCCCGTATGACGATGCCTTGCGCCGTGCGCGGCGCAGTGGCCTGCAAATGCTGATCGTCGCCCTGGACGGGCGGCCTTACTTGCTGGTGCAGGATGAGGTCTTCGACCCGATGCCCATCGCGCGGATTGTCATGGGCTTTCCCATGGACCAACTGTTCGCCCATGAACTGCGCTCCATGAGCAATCTGGAGGTGTCGTTCCTCAGCGTGCAGGATGGCAAGCCGGGTCCACTGTTTAGCACCCAGCCTGACGCTTATCAGGCCGCCACCCTGAGTCTGCTGCACGGGGCGCCACTGAACCCGGAACCGCAGATCCACCTGTTTTACGGTCAGCGCGTGCTCAGCCAAGTGTTGCCGCTGGCCAACACCCGCGACGGCGACGAGGTGCGCGTATTGCTGCAAAGCCCGCTGGACCACGCGCTGGAATCGTTTGCGCCGCTCGACCGGCAATTCCTCGGGATTGCCCTGGCGGTGCTGGTGGTGTCGTTGGCCGGCGCGTTGTTCCTGGCGCGTCGGGTGTCGCGCCCGCTCAATGCATTGGTGGAGGCGGCCGGGCGCATTGGTGCCGGGGATTACCGTACGCCGGTGCGAGTGCGCAGCCATGATGAATTCGGCCTGCTGGCCCGTGCCTTCAATGCCATGCAAAGCGGCATCGCCGTGCGCGAGCGGCAACTGGCCCACAACGCCCTGCACGACCCACTCACCGGTCTACCCAACCGAGCGCTGGCGATGGAGCGCCTGGGCAGCGCGATCAGTGCGCGGCGGCCGGTGGTGTTGCTGTACTTGGGCATCGAGAACTACCGGGTGATCAACGAAGGCTTCGGCCCCGAGGGCGTGGAGGAGATGATGCGTGAAGCCAGCCGGTGTTTGTCCATGAGCCTGCTGGCCAGCGATACCGCGGCGCGCATCACCGGCAGCGAATTTCTGTTGTTGCTGGAAAACACCGAAGTCGACCGCGCCGTGACCCGCGCCGACCGCCTCTACGCGCTGCTCACCGAACCCCAGCGCATCGGCAATGACGAGGTGCGCCACGAGGTCAGCATCGGCATCGCCGCGTACCCCGCCGACGGCCAGCAGGTGGAAGAGTTGATCAGTCGCGCCGCGATTGCGCGTCACGATGCCACGACGCTGCCGGGCTATCTGCAGATCTACCAACAGGACCGTGATCTTGCCCACCAACGCCAGATCAGCCTGATCCGCGACCTGCGCCGTGCGGTCGTCGAACGCGAGTTGTACCTGTGTTACCAGCCCAAACTCGACCTGCAGCACGGCCATGTATGCCAGGCCGAAGCCTTGCTGCGCTGGCAGCATCCGACGCTGGGGCTGGTGTCGCCCGCCGAGTTCATCCCCCTGGCCGAACGCACCGGCAGCATGGGTGGCCTGACCTTGTGGGTGATCGAAGAAGCGATCCGCCAGATCGGCGAATGGGCGCAGCGCGGCCTGTCGATTCAGTTGTCGGTGAATATTTCGGTGGACGACTTGGCCGATGATGACCTGGCGACCCGCGTCACCACCTTGCTGGCGCACTACCAGGTGCCCGCCCAGCAGCTGATTTTCGAGATCACCGAAAGCGCGATCATGCACAACCCGCAGCAGGCCCTCAGCGTGCTGGAGCAATTGCGCGGGTGTGGCATCAGCCTGTCGGTGGATGACTTCGGCACCGGCTACTCCTCACTCGCGCAATTGCAGCGCCTGCCGGTGCAGGAGTTGAAGATCGACCAGTCGTTCGTGCGCAACCTCGACAGCGCCACGGGCGACGGCGTGATCGTGCGCTCCACCATCGAAATGAGCCACAACCTAGGGCTCAAGGTGGTGGCCGAAGGGGTGGAGTTCGAGCCTAGTCTCAAGTTGCTCAAACAGTGGAACTGCGACACGGCCCAGGGCTATCTCATCAGCCGACCGTTGAATGCCCTGGCGTTCGAGCGGTGGATGCGGCGTGAGCGGGTGGCGCCGTGA